DNA sequence from the Ammoniphilus oxalaticus genome:
ACAGCGAGAATCAGACGCGGCGCGAGCTTGCTGACATGGAATCAGGCGGCTTCCCAGGTGGCCAAAGGGCATAGCCTGGATATGGCGATCAATGATTTCTTCTCTCATGATTCATCCTCGGGAATTGAATACGGGGAACGTCTAAGGAAAAGCGGGATTCAATATAGAACGGCCGGTGAAAATATTGCCTGGGGGCAAATCGACGCAATTGAGGCCCATGAATCATTGATGAATAGCTTAGGTCATCGAAAAAACATCTTAAATAATGATTTCGCTACGCTAGGAGTAGGTGTGAAAGGAAACTATTATACTGAAAACTTTGTCACGCCATAATCGTTTCGCGACAGGCCGTCTATTTTGATAGCAACAATACAAGGGATGGATTCGTTTAAACCGTATAGGGTGAGGGGAGTTTCGGAAAGCGCTAGAAGTCTCCTTTTTATGATAAATATTCACGAAATTGAGGAGAACAGGGGGTTCTTATGACAAAAGAAAAATGGACTCTTCTTATATGTTGGAGGAATACGCGCATCGATGGGAGTACCCTTTGTACCCTATGAAAGAAAAAAGAAGATAAAACGGAAATTCACGGGAGAAACTCCCCTTAATCCGCCCGTTCTCCCGCCACTTCCAGAAAGTCCAGCGATAGGAGAGGGAGACCGGCTCCCACCCCAAATGATCAAACATCTAAACTGGCTTCTAACTCTGTCAGGATGGCTATGACCACTTCTGACGCTTGTTCTAGCTTTTTCAATGCTTCTTCCGCTCCGTGTAGGTCTGCTTGTTCATAACGTTCTACTGCCAGTCTCGCATAGTGATGAACTTCTTGGTGAGGTTGTTCTAATTCCTTGTATGTAGCGCTATTTTTGATGTGTTGCGGCAGATCGCCATAATACCACTTACCTAATCTGCATTCTTGATGGGTTGTAACTTGACTGGAGTCCACGGCTTGGATCCCTAACAGCATATTATAGATTCTCCATTTCCAAAGAAGGTGGTCCGTTTTTGCGACGCGGACTAAATCTTTTGCATTTAATTTAATGTTGATTTGGAAAAAGCTATTTCGAATCCGATCCATTTCACTGCTGAGTTGAAAAACTCTGTTTGCCGTTTCTTTTGCAATTCCTTGCGTGTAAATACTGTGATCATGAATCGAAGAGTTTCGTTCTGAGATGTCTGTGACGACAGCGGATTGTTCTTCTGTCATCGTTGCGATGTGTGAATTTGATTCGCTATTTTCCTGAATGGCGGTAATGATCTTGGATAGCGCGTCGCCGGCATGTTCGGCGCCCGCAACACTTTGATCAACTTGATCGCCTGTTTGTTTAATTTGTTGAATAAGCTGGGCGGATACATCTCGTAAATTCGTGAGGTTCGTCGTGATTTGCATTACTTGTTGCTTGGTTCGCTCCGAGAGGTTGCGAACTTCTCCCGCTACAACGGAAAAACCCCTGCCATGTTCTCCAGCCCGAGCCGCTTCAATCGCAGCGTTGAGAGCGAGTAAATTCGTTTGTTCAGATATTTCTTGGATGATGTTGGCGATCTGTTGTATATGTTCAATCTCTTGATTTAGCGAACTGACTTGGTCCACAAGTTGAACATAGACTTTTCCGACTTGCTCAATGTTGTTTAGCGCCTCGTCGATGACGACTTTGCTTTGGTCTGCCGATTGTACCGCGGTGTCGGATCCGTCCGCGACTCTTTCCGCGTGGTTGGCAACTTCATGAATCGTTGCGCTAATTTCTCCCATGGCAGTGGCAACACTGTGGCTTTCCTCTATTTGCTTGTCCATGGAGGTGACGAGTTCTTTAATCGAATCGACTTCAATGGTATCGTTTAGGAGGTCGGAGACATTAAATAAGAAAGACTTAAATGTTTCTTCCATATATACATTGACGATTAGTTGCTGATCGTAAGCGGCTAATTTTTGGACAGCGTGCGCCATTTGCATCATTCGGTGAGGATCACGGCGCATATTTTCCATAAGAATTAAAGTCATGGAATGTATCATTAAATGATGAGCAGAAATAAAATGGTCAGCAGTTAAGTGAATCCGACTATGAACATGGCCGATGATCTTTCTTGTCTTAATATATTCCTGGTCGATTTCCCCCTGAAAAAATTGTTCAAGGTATCGATCCATCGTTTGACGCAGTCTGTCAATCGTAGAGTGTTGGGCAATGATGTTTTGGAGATGGTCCACGGTCAGGAGATGTCCATAAAATCGATCGATGATTTCATTTTTATGTGGTCGTAACACTTGCGCCGCTTCGATTACATAGGTTAACGTCTCTTGATTGATGCCAAGAAAATTTAATTCTTTTTTCGCTTGTTCCTCGATGTTCGAGATGTCGGTTGAATGGGATTGTTTCATATATTCTTTCCAACCTTGTGGTTTCCTAGTGAAAAACACAGACGCTCCCCCTCCTTTTTTATAAGCAGTATTCTTTTCAATTACCAGAATAATTGGAAATCTACTTGTTTTCATTATAATGGCAATAGGTCCACGCGACTAGTTCTTTATTGACAATAAACCTTTGAAAACTGATTCTAGCAGTTTGGGACGGGACTTTACGCTCACCCTCGATAGGGTAGTCTCTTTTTTTGCAAACGAAAGAGTCGAGTATTTAAGGTAATCCCGACTCACTTTAAAGGTTGATCTATATTAGCTGTTCGTTTTATTACATTGCATCTGTTGTAGGTAATTTTCGAACTGTTGACTAGACAGTGGTCTGCTGAATAAATAGCCTTGCCCTTGACTACAGCCGTCCTCACTTAATACTGTTAATTGTTCGATTGTTTCAATACCTTCCGCAATTACATTCAAATTTAGTGTTTCGGCAATCGACAGGATTCCTTTTACAATCGCCTGACTTTCCTTTTTTAAATGAATGTCTCGCACAAAGGAGGGATCGATTTTTAATGTATCGATCGGGAGGTGTTGCAAATAACTGAATGAGCTATAGCCGGTTCCAAAGTCATCCATTGAAATATGAATCCCTAACGCTCTGATTTGTTGTAGGATGATCGATGCATCCTCTAGATCCGCAAAAACACTTTCGGTCACTTCAAATTCAAGCCATTGGGGTTCCAAACCTGTATCTTTCAGAACCGCTTTGATCTGAGGGAGCAGATCAGGCTCGAATAATTGTCGAACCGATAGATTAATCGATAGTTTGACAGGGGGATAGCCTGCTCGTTGCCATTCAACCGCTTGTTCGCATCCACGTCGCATAATCCATTCCCCCAACGGAACAATTAACCCTGTGTCCTCGGCGACGGGGATAAATTTATTTGGCGCGATTCGGCCCAATTCAGGATGCTTCCAACGAACCAAAGCTTCCATCCCAACTAAACAACCTGTGCTAAGATCGACTTTTGGTTGGTAATCCATGTAAAATTGTTCTAGTTCAATCGCTTTTTTCAGTTCATACTCTAACAAAATTCGTTCCAGGGAACGCTGTTCCATTTCGGAGTCAAAAAATAAATAGCCATTTCTCCCTTGATCTTTCACGGCGTATAGCGCCATATCCGCTCGCTTGATCAGTTCTTCCGCGCTCTTTCCATCAGATGGGAAAAAGGAGATTCCTAAACTGCATGTAATCGTATGTTTTTTCTTGCCTATTTTAATTGGTTTTTGAAAGCTGTCCAAAATCCGTTTAGCGACTTGTTCGGCTTCTTTCATGTCTGTAATATTGGTGAGCATCACGGTGAATTCATCACCGCCCATTCGGGCTAACAGGTCGTTCGAGCGGATCGACTGTTTAATCCTTTTGCCCACTTCGGTTAGGACGAGATCGCCGCTTTCGTGTCCCCAGGAATCATTAATTTGTTTAAAGCGATCGACATCAAGAAAGATGATGGCTAGTTGCGATTGGAACTGTTTCGCGTAACGAACTTCTTTGCGGATTCGGTCCATAAACAATCTTCGATTCGGTAATTGAGTTAACGTGTCGTGGTAAGCTAAATGGTAAATTTTTTGTTCGGATTGTTTGCGATCGGTAATATCGCGCATGACGAGTACGAAGCTAAGAACATAACCGGTTTCGTTTAAGATCGAACTGACTCTTGCTTCCACATCAATATAGTTCCCGCTTTTCTTTTGGACACGGAATTCCAACTGCGAGGACATCATTTTGGTCACGGACATTTGTTGAATCCCATGGGAGACGATTTCTCGATCTTCAGGATGGACCCATTGTAGTAAATTACCCGATTCTAATTCCGTTAAGCGGTGACCTAAATGAATCGTATGCGTAGGGGACACATATTGAAAATTAGCTTCCCCGTCTATAATCGAAATGAGGTCTGAAGAATTTTCCGTAATTAAACGATATTTTTCCTCATTCCTCCTTAATTCTTGCTCCATCCTTTTCCGATCTGTGATCTCGTTGCGTAACGAAATATATTGGTATGGCCTCCCATCATCATCTAAAAAAGGAACAATCGTTGTGTCGACCCAATAAAAAGAACCGTCCTTGGCCTTGTTTTTCACTTCGCCACGCCATATATTCCCTGTTGCAATGGTCGCCCACATGTCTCGAAAAAAATCTGAAGAGTGATAATCGGAATTTACAATCCGATGATCTTGACCAAGTAATTCTTCACGATCATATTGAGAAATTTTGCAAAACTGCTCATTCACTTCAAGAATCTTCCCGCGGTGATCCGTAATCGCGACGATGGAAGACTGGTCTAAAGCAAATTTAATATCGGCGAGTTCCCTCAGTACGTCTTTTAATTTTTCATCCTTTTCAAATAGCAAATTTTTTAAGGATAAATCAAGCGGGTAACGAAACTCAACTAATGGATTGCTTTTCACCTTTTTACCACCCCTTAACCAAACTGAACATATATGGCGCGCTTTATCAAAAATGCAAACGAAAGGTGGATTTTTTATATTTATTTACAAAATAAATGGAATACACTCCTCACCCCAAGCCTCAGTGTCCAAATATAAATGGCTACTTTTCGTTTCCATCATTAACCATACCGTTATTGTGTTAGTTTAGTATGAGTATAGCCCTATACCTATGAAAAGTCTATGAATAAAATGGCTCGAAAGTATGGACAACAAAAGGCGGGACGGTCCGTCTCAGCGCAACTAATCACCTAAAAAAAATAAAGTTTATAGGGGATAAGTCTTGAAAATAAACAGTTGTTAAAATATAATTTTATACAGGATTAGAAAAATATACCAAACCAGGAATGATATCTCCTAATCTATACGAACTGAGCTCTACCCAAGTAAACGGCGGCCTTTTTTCCACAGAGAAATGGGCGAAAGGGGAACGAATGATGAATGAAAGTCGGTTGTCTAGGTTGTTCGGCTCATCACGAAAGTTACGCTCGCAGTTATTGACATGGTTTTTAATCATGTCGATCATTCCTTTAATTGTTGTTTGTTTATTATCCTTTTATCAAGTCCGGCAGACACAGGATTTTATAATGGCGGGAGAGATTGAAAATCTTTCGTCCATTGGGGAATCGAATGCGGAGTTTATTACGGCCTGGTTAGAAGTCAGACAGGATGAAATGCGTTATTTAGCTGAGTTGAATGCGGCGCAACAAATGGATAAGCAAGAGATTGACCATTTGTTGCAAAAGATGGCTGATGCGAAAGGGTTTTATGACACGATTTTTTCGGTTGATGCCAATGGGGTAGGCTTTTCTGGGATTGAACACGCGGGCGGCTCCGCTCGGATTCAAACGGAACAAGAGGTGAACGATTTTGTCGTTGACGATAGAGAGTGGTTTCAGGCGGCGATTGCAGGAAATGAGACGTTTTCTCAGCCATTGATCTCAAGGGCAACAGGAAATTATGTGGTTACGGTTGCTGTTCCAATCTATCAAGGCGGTGAGATTGTTGGGGTGATGAGGGGCGCCGTGTTACTCGATACAATTATGAAAAGGGTTCAACAATTAGAGCTTGGAGAATCCGCGGAAGTCTACCTCGTTGATCGGAAAGGGTTATTGGTCACCCCAGCGGAATCGATAACGAACATGGACCAGGCGATTGAAACGGAAGCATCTGTAGCGATTGGAAATGAGCAAAGTGGCTCCGGTATTTATGCGAACGCGCAGGGGACGGATGTTGTCGGGGCTTATCAATATATTCCGTTGTTGCAGTGGGGATTAGTGACTGAAATTGATCAAACCCACGTTTTAAGTGAGGCCACTTCGTTACGTAATCAATTGATGTCTTTATTTACGATCATTGTGATCGTTTGTATCGTAGGCATTATCGTTTGCGCTCTGCTGATTGCTCGCTCAATCACGCGGCCCGTTGAAACGATTGTAGAAGCGCTGCAACATGTGGCTGAAGGCGATTTGACGAAAAGGATGGAAATCAGTTTAGATCAAGAACAATCACGAAATGAAATCAATCGCCTCGCGGTTCATTTCAATCAAATGACGAGTGACCTGAATCAGTTGACGCGAAGCATAACGAATAATTCTGGGATGGTTGCCCGCATATCGGAAGAGGTAACAGCGAGCAGTGAACAGACAAGTCATGTTTCAAGCGAAATTGCAACTTCGATTCAGGAAATTTCATCGGGCCAAGATCAGCAAGTAACGGATATCCAACATGCTAAAGTCGTTGTGGATGAGATGTCAGGCGCGATCCAGCTGATTGTGGATGAGATTCAAACGGTGGCGGATGTGGCGACGGATACGTCTCAATTAGCGGAGGAAGGCAAACAGGTCATCGATCAGTCTATTGAGCAAATGAGAAAAGTGAGTCATGCCAGTCAAGCAATGGGAGAAGTTATCCAGGATTTACATGATAAAACAGGCGAGATTGAAAAGGTGATGGATTTAATTCGTCATATTTCGGAGCAAACCAACCTTTTGGCGCTGAATGCGTCGATTGAAGCGGCGCGAGCAGGACACCATGGAAGGGGTTTTGCCGTGGTCGCCGATGAAATTCGTAAGTTGGCGGAGCAATCCAATGAATCGACGAACCAAGTGAACCAGATTATTGTTGAGATTCAAGAAGGGTCCAAGAAAACGGTTGAATCGAATCAAAGTGGACAACTTGCGATTGGGCAATGCGCCTCGATGGTGAATCACGCAGGTGAATGTTTTGCGGAGATCACCGAATCTGTCAATAACGTGAGTGATCGCATGCAAGAGGTCTCATCTTCTACGGAACAGATGAAAGCTTCTTCAGTGGAATTGGTCCGCTTGATTGAGCAAGTCTCACATATTTCTGAGCAGTTTGCCTCCTATACGAGGAAAGTGGCTGCGGGATCGGAAGAACAACTAGCCTCGATGGAAGAGATTGCGGCGTCAGCCCAACAACTATCTGGAATGGCTGGAGAATTACAGGAGTTGGTTAAACGTTTTAAGACGGAGGACGCTTAAAAAGGGTCGGATTATACACAATCGACCCCCGTTAGCGAGAAGGTTGACAATCTGACTTGACGATGAGCTGCATGGCATATACGATGAAAGATGAAGAAGATTCACGTATTGTGGCATCAAAGAGTGAATGCGGTTACAACAACCACTATCGGGGGAGGGCGACGACGATATGAAACAACAGATCATCGATGAAATAAATAAAAGAGCTAAACCGTTACATACGAGTCAAGATTTGGAACCTTTAATGGATGAAATCGGAGAGATTCCGATTGTATTACTCGGTGAAGCGACGCACGGCAGCGCGGAATTTTATAAATGGCGATTTGAGATGACGAAGAAACTCATTGTCGAAAAAGGGTTCAATGCTGTTGTCGTTGAAGGTGACTGGCCTCCATGTTTTGAACTCAATCGTTATGTAAAAGGCAAAGCGCATCAGGATACAGATTTGAAGACTTTATTGAAACAACTGTTCAATTACTACCCATCCTGGGTGTTAGGCAATGAAGAGATGATTCCCGTTATTGAATGGGTGAAGGATTATAATCGTGAGCTACCGGAAGAAGAGAAAATAGGTTTTTACGGAAATGATGTAAAAAGCTTGTGGGAGTCTCTTGAGGAAGTCATTCGATATTTAGAACGGACCGAATCAGACGAGCTGGTGGCCATGGCTAAGATGATCTACGCGAACTTGGAGTCGAGCCAACGCAACCCGCAAATTTACGGATTAAACGCGATGTTTTTTGGGCAGTCGGTCGCGGAAGATGTGGAAGCGCTCTATCAAAAAGTGGTAGAGAGCAGAAAAGACCTCAAAGATATAGACGATGAACAATTCAATGATGAAATTAATGCTTTTGTGATGCGCAATTCAGAGCGCTATTGGCGTTCGATGGCGACCGAAGGACCAGACAACTGGAACATTCGAGTATACCATATGGTCGATATGATCTATCGGTTGATGGAATATCATGGCGAGCAAAGCAAGATCATCGTTTGGGGACACAATACCCACTTTGGCGATGCGCGGGCGACGGAAGGAATGCCGTTGGAAGGTTTCGTCAATGAAGGACAAGTGATCCGCGAACAAAAGGGAGAGGATCAAGTATATATCCTTGGTTTTTCCACGTATTCAGGGGAAGTGATTGCATCGACGGCTTGGAACGAACCGTTACAAGTGATGGAGGTTCCGCCTGCGGTTGAGGGAAGTTGGGACGCGCTCCTTCACGAAGCGGGAGCGGAAGATCGACTCTTGATTTTTGGGAAAGATGAACCTGTTTTTTCCACTTCGATTCCGCAACGAGCAATTGGAGCGGTTTACCGACCACATGAAGTGGAGTATCAAACGTATGTGGCAACCCGTTTATCGGATCGGTATAATGCGTTGATCCATATTGATCAGACGCGCCCGGTTAAACCGTTACTCCCAAAATAAGCGTACTCTATGCGCGAGGCAATCCGACTTGGATTGTACTCGTGTTTTTTTGGGGAAAATAGATGCTCTAAAAGTTTACCTCAGACAAATGAGTTTGAGTTGGGCAACAGTTTTTGGGCGGCGAAACAACGTTTCCCTAGACCCACATCACCTTCTGCTGTTACGATAGATTAACAAGGCAATGACGTTGATTATAGAGAAAGGATGGGTGGGGAATGGTGTTGTTAGAAACTGACAAGAGAGGCGAACGAGGCGCTTGGATTAGTATTGCGGCGTATCTCTTCTTGTCAATCTTTAAACTCATCTCCGCTTACTGGTTTAACTCCGAAGCGCTTTTAGCGGATGGTCTTAACAATTCGACGGATATCGTTTTATCCGTTGCTATATTAATCGGAATTCGCATTTCGCGGATCCCGCCAGACGAAAATCATAGGTATGGTCATTTGAAAGCGGAGTCCATCGCTTCACTCGTCGCTTCATTTATCATGATGAGTGTCGGACTAAAAATTATTTGGGATTCTTTCCAGCAATTACTGTATGAACCAGCGTCTGTCGTGCCAGATGGGCGGGCTGCGTGGATTGCATTAATCTCTGCTGGGGTGATGTATTTTGTGTACCGTTATAATACAAAGCTAGCGGCGGTTACGAAAAGCCCCGCATTGCTCGCCGCGGCAAAAGATAATTTATCAGACGTATGGGTGAGTGTCGGGGCGGCAATTGGCATTTTCGGTTCGGGGTGGGGGTTGCCTTGGTTAGACCGACTTGCCGCTGTCGTTGTTGCGATTATGATTTGCAAAACGGCGTGGGATATTTTTACAGAATCGGCTCACCAACTGACCGACGGATTTGATGAAAAATTATTGCCGCGCTATGTGGAAACGATTCGAGCGGTTGACGGAGTACGGGCGGTTGACAACATTAAAGCGCGCAGCTATGGCGCGGCGGTGTTTGTCGATGTCGTCATCCACGTTCATCCGCAGCTCGATATCGTTCGATCCCATGCGATCTGCAATGAGATTGAACATATCATGTTAAAGATCCACCATGTTCATTATGTTCATATCCACATTGAGCCGGATAAAAAATTGCTCGCCGCTTATTTCGTTTAACACGCGCTCGTTCGTGTTTGAAACGAAAGGTCTTCCAGCTCCCATCTTAATACGAGCAGGCCTAGTTCTATCGGAACTGGGCTTTTTTCCTATTTACGCATATTACGACCCTTTACAGAATAAAGTTATCGTGGTATTGAAATTGAACGTATGGAGGTTTGGGAGGATGGATTTAAGAGTATTGGATTTACAGTATCGATTGGAACAAACGCAACGACATTTAAAAGGTCATCGCCACCTTAGTCAACTATATAAAGAAGATATTAAAGAGATTGAAAAAATTTTGTTAGAAATCAAAATGATCGTCTCGCTGCCGAATGATCGTCGGTTCTTGAATTAATGCAGGACGGGGAGCAAGGCGCAAAAAAAAAGAACCTGGTGGCGTTTGTTCACTAGGTTCCGCGCTGAAAAGAACTATTTTATTTGTTTAAGATCGTCCCGTTTGTCGTCGTCATCCATAATCCCTTTTGTTGAATCTTTAAATTCTTTTAGCGTTCTGCCAAAAGCTCGACCTAGTTCGGGCAATTTGTTCGGTCCAAAAACGACAAGGGCAATGACTAAAATAAGAACAAGTCCTGGAACACCAATATTTTGAAGCATTAAGATCATACCTTTCTTTAAGGAAACATTACTCCCTCTTAGTTTAACGGAAAATCAATGACTTCACAATGTTACTTTTAAATTTATGTTTTTTACTGTTCAAATAAAAACGTCGTAAAAGTGAGACAAACGTATACAGACATGTTATATTGAACATATACCAATTTTTGAGAGTTGGTTTTATTTAGAGTTAGGGGGTCGGACAGCGATGATTGGACAGATCTTCACGCCCATCAGTTTAATGAAAAAAGTTTTCCGTCTTGGAGAGAGGTCATTGGCCCGTGAGGAAATATCTCATCGATTAGAGATTCTGAATTCGGGCAATTCGCTTGATTTTGAACAGATTATTCAGGCGGCGCTCGATGAAGCCAACTCCCCTTTTCAGGAAGGCAGTTCAAAAGCAATTATTGAGTTTCAACAAAAACCGAGTCCCGTGGCCGAGGCAGTGTCGCAAATCCTAAACAAGATGGATACAGGCGCGCCGATGACGGAAGAACAGTTACTGAGAAGGCTACGCTCGAAAAATAAAATTTCATGGAGTCTCGCTTTTGAACGAATTGGGTTGTTAGCGGATCATCGTTTTTCGCAATTGGTGGATGGACGCTGGCTGTTAACAAATTGGGAATTTGTGAATGACGAAGTGTATCATTATTTGACTGAGCATGAAACGACACAAGTGCCTCGACGAGAAATTGCGCAACTGCTCGACGTAAAAATGGGATATAGAAAGAAAAAATGTCTCTTTTTACCCGAGTATGATCAGCGGTTCCAGATCGATCAGACAAGTTTGGCGGTGCTTTCCAAAGCACCAGTTGGCAATGCATCAGAAGAAACGCGGCGTGAAGAGGATGGGGGAGAGACTCTCCAGACTCAAGCAAATGCGAAAGAAGATAAATCATTTATGGAGGTGGCGGCTGCCATGAGTCAAGTTGTAGAAGCTAAAAAAACGATTGTAGATGAAGTTGTGGATGATTTAATGGGGGCGTTGATCAAATTGGAACAACGTTCGAACGAAATGAAAGACGAAGTGGTCGGTCACTTCTCCTCAAATAATCTAGAAGCGATTAAAGGTTTGATGAGCGAAAAGGAAAAGAACGAAACAGTGCTATCTAAGCTAAAAGAAATTGTGGACGAGCTTACGTAATTTATGTAAAGACGAGACCAGGCCTAACTTTTTAGGTAAAGGGATCGAGCTTGGAGTTGATTGGCATTCTTACTCAGCGGTTTGAACGTCTTCGCGGGATCATTCAACTGCGAATTCAAAAGATAAAGGAACTTGAGGAGCAAGCGGTTCTGCTTTTTGAAAAAGGGGAATTGGATGCGATCGAGGTGTTGATGCAGCAAAAAGATTCGATCATCACAACGAACGAACAACTTGCTTTATTTGTTGAAAAATGGGAAAAGAGAACAGCTCCAAAAGAGAGGCAACGATTATCCATCTGAGGGAGTGGAGTGTGATGGACGAATGAGCAATAATCGTGTTTGCGAATTGTTGGAGATTCAATATCCGATTATTGAAGGCGGACTTGCTTATGTAGGCAATGGCGCGCTTGCTGCGGCGGTGTCGAATGGCGGCGGATTTGGCGTGGTCGGTTCGGCGGGACGGACTGTGGAAAATTTTTGTCGTGAAATTAAACTTGCCGCTGAACAAACGGAGCTTCCTTTTGGCGTCAATTTTCCGATCAGTCAGCATGCGGACAACGATAAGATCGTTCAAGCGATTTTAGATCACAAGCATCTAATTAGAGCTGTAAGTATCTCCGCGGGAAATCCGCGTCCATACATTCCCATTTTTAAAGATGCGGGCCTGAAAGCGCTCGTGTTGACTTCGACTGTCCATCAATCGTTGCGGGCTGAACAGGCGGGGGCTGATCTCGTTGTCTGTGAGGGGTATGAAGCGGGCGGACATCTTGGACCAGCGGAAATGACTTTATTTTCACTCATTCCGCAGGTTGTTCGAGTTGTCTCCATTCCCGTTGTCGCTGCGGGTGGACTTAGTGATGGACGGGGGATCCTGGCGGCATTTGCGCTCGGCGCTGAAGGGGTCCAACTCGGCACACGATTTGTCGCAACAACCGAGTGTGAGGCGCATGACGCTTACAAGCGTTTATTGCTGGACGCGGATGATGATGCGACAACGGTGATTGAACGCAGTATCGGGCGCGTTACGCGCGTGTTGAAAAGTCAGTATGTAGATGACATTTTAGCGGTCGAGCAAAGTAACCCAAGTGTAGACACGTTGCTTCCTTACATAAAAGGTAGAAACAAAATCGCCGCGATCGATGGCAAAACGGATGCGGGTTGGTTGAACTGTGGACAATCGGTCGGTTTAATCGATTCGATTGAAAGCGCGACATCCGTTGTCAAACGGTTGGTTCAGGAAGTCCAGTTGTTAGCGAGCGGGGATACGTTGGATGTATTTAAGTGAGCAGCGAGGCGGCGATATGAGAAGAAACAGGCGTAGGAAATGCTTTCCTATGCCTGTGTTGTGTTGGGGGTGAATCATGGTTAGGTTCCACTGAATCCGGCTGCGCAGGACCCTGCCGACATTTTAGCAGGAGAATCTCCGCTTAATTCCTTGGAATCCTCGATTCCCATGAG
Encoded proteins:
- a CDS encoding twin-arginine translocase TatA/TatE family subunit, producing MLQNIGVPGLVLILVIALVVFGPNKLPELGRAFGRTLKEFKDSTKGIMDDDDKRDDLKQIK
- a CDS encoding cation diffusion facilitator family transporter, translated to MVLLETDKRGERGAWISIAAYLFLSIFKLISAYWFNSEALLADGLNNSTDIVLSVAILIGIRISRIPPDENHRYGHLKAESIASLVASFIMMSVGLKIIWDSFQQLLYEPASVVPDGRAAWIALISAGVMYFVYRYNTKLAAVTKSPALLAAAKDNLSDVWVSVGAAIGIFGSGWGLPWLDRLAAVVVAIMICKTAWDIFTESAHQLTDGFDEKLLPRYVETIRAVDGVRAVDNIKARSYGAAVFVDVVIHVHPQLDIVRSHAICNEIEHIMLKIHHVHYVHIHIEPDKKLLAAYFV
- a CDS encoding NAD(P)H-dependent flavin oxidoreductase; protein product: MSNNRVCELLEIQYPIIEGGLAYVGNGALAAAVSNGGGFGVVGSAGRTVENFCREIKLAAEQTELPFGVNFPISQHADNDKIVQAILDHKHLIRAVSISAGNPRPYIPIFKDAGLKALVLTSTVHQSLRAEQAGADLVVCEGYEAGGHLGPAEMTLFSLIPQVVRVVSIPVVAAGGLSDGRGILAAFALGAEGVQLGTRFVATTECEAHDAYKRLLLDADDDATTVIERSIGRVTRVLKSQYVDDILAVEQSNPSVDTLLPYIKGRNKIAAIDGKTDAGWLNCGQSVGLIDSIESATSVVKRLVQEVQLLASGDTLDVFK